From a region of the Streptomyces caniferus genome:
- a CDS encoding pirin family protein gives MPAVTVENPLTLPRVAAPVAAHARPVLAVATAPSGFEGEGFPVRRAFAGIDYKHLDPFIMMDQMGEVEYAPGEPKGTPWHPHRGFETVTYLIDGTFVHRDSHGGGGVINDGDTQWMTAGSGLLHIEAPPESLVMSGGLFHGLQLWVNLPKSDKMMAPRYQDIGGGQVKLLTSGDGGTLLRLIAGDLDGHNGPGITHTPITMMHVTVNPGAELTIPWRKDFNALAYALAGRGSAGAEGRPFRMGQAVVFGSGGDSLTIRADESQESRSPNFEVVLLGGLPIREPMMHYGPFVMNTHAELAQAFEDFQAGRLGTIPADAR, from the coding sequence ATGCCCGCTGTGACCGTAGAGAACCCGCTGACCCTGCCGCGTGTGGCGGCGCCCGTCGCGGCACACGCCCGTCCCGTGCTGGCCGTTGCCACCGCTCCGAGCGGCTTCGAGGGCGAGGGCTTCCCGGTGCGCCGGGCGTTCGCCGGCATCGACTACAAGCACCTCGACCCGTTCATCATGATGGATCAGATGGGCGAGGTGGAGTACGCGCCCGGAGAGCCCAAGGGCACGCCCTGGCATCCGCACCGTGGCTTCGAGACGGTGACCTACCTGATCGACGGCACCTTCGTGCACCGTGACTCGCACGGCGGTGGCGGCGTCATCAATGACGGCGACACCCAGTGGATGACGGCCGGCTCGGGTCTGCTGCACATCGAGGCGCCGCCGGAGTCGCTCGTCATGTCCGGCGGTCTCTTCCACGGTCTCCAGCTGTGGGTGAACCTGCCGAAGAGCGACAAGATGATGGCCCCTCGCTACCAGGACATCGGCGGCGGTCAGGTCAAGCTGCTGACCTCGGGGGACGGTGGCACGCTGCTGCGGCTGATCGCCGGTGACCTCGACGGCCACAACGGTCCGGGCATCACGCATACGCCGATCACGATGATGCATGTGACGGTGAACCCGGGTGCCGAGCTGACCATCCCCTGGCGCAAGGACTTCAACGCCCTCGCCTACGCCCTGGCCGGACGCGGCTCGGCCGGTGCGGAGGGGCGCCCGTTCCGTATGGGGCAGGCGGTCGTGTTCGGCAGCGGGGGCGACTCGCTCACCATCCGGGCGGACGAGTCCCAGGAGTCGCGCAGCCCGAACTTCGAGGTGGTGCTGCTCGGCGGGCTGCCCATCCGCGAGCCGATGATGCATTACGGCCCGTTCGTGATGAACACCCACGCCGAACTGGCGCAGGCCTTCGAGGACTTCCAGGCCGGCCGGCTCGGGACGATCCCCGCCGACGCGCGCTGA
- a CDS encoding SseB family protein — translation MYGYDQTAGAGQQQYGAPPPPPQQPAPGGYGEAPLYPEPSPPSLADAVRAFTTGSMSAEDFQGIFSTSKIYCPRGDNPGFLALHNTQQPVIPMFTSLKELRRYAGKESKYFVITGAEVLDLLPTGYGFVLDMEGDHRMVFDAKAVEQMVDFAMRRMYG, via the coding sequence ATGTACGGCTACGACCAGACCGCGGGTGCCGGGCAGCAGCAATACGGAGCGCCGCCGCCCCCGCCGCAGCAACCGGCCCCCGGGGGCTACGGCGAAGCGCCGCTGTATCCCGAGCCGTCCCCGCCCTCCCTCGCCGATGCGGTGCGCGCCTTCACCACCGGCTCGATGTCGGCAGAGGACTTCCAGGGCATCTTCTCCACGTCCAAGATCTACTGCCCGCGCGGTGACAACCCCGGCTTCCTGGCGCTGCACAACACCCAGCAGCCGGTGATCCCGATGTTCACCTCCCTCAAGGAGCTGCGGCGGTACGCGGGCAAGGAGTCCAAGTACTTCGTGATCACCGGCGCCGAGGTGCTCGATCTGCTGCCGACCGGGTACGGGTTCGTCCTCGACATGGAGGGTGATCACCGGATGGTCTTCGACGCGAAGGCCGTGGAGCAGATGGTCGACTTCGCGATGCGGCGCATGTATGGCTGA
- the aspS gene encoding aspartate--tRNA ligase codes for MHRYRSHNCGELRAADVDTDVRLSGWLHNRRDLGGILFIDLRDHYGLVQLVARPGTPANAALGSLTKETVVRIDGKVSARGADNVNPDLPTGEIEIEVTDVEVLGAADQIPFTINADDGVNEEKRLEYRFLDLRRERMHRNIMLRTAVISAIRHKMVALGFNEMATPILSATSPEGARDFLVPSRLHAGKFYALPQAPQQFKQLLMIAGFDRYFQIAPCFRDEDARADRSPGEFYQLDIEMSFVEQEDVFRPVEKLMTELFTEFGNGRKVTSPFPHIPFREAMVKYGSDKPDLRAELELVDVSDVFAGSGFKAFADKHVRALAVPDTADQPRKFFDQLGDFAVQQGAKGLAWVRVGEENALTGPIAKFLTEDDVKALVAALDLKPGHAVFFGAGEFDEVSKIMGAVRVEAAKRAGHFVEDEFRFCWIVDFPMFEKDEDTGKIEFSHNPFSMPQGGLEALETKDPLDILAWQYDIVCNGTELSSGAIRNHEPEVMYKAFAIAGYDKETVEAEFGGMLRAFKFGAPPHGGIAPGVDRIVMLLADEPNIRETIAFPLNGNAQDLLMGAPSEVDESRLKELHLSLRKPQVK; via the coding sequence ATGCATCGGTACCGGTCCCATAACTGCGGCGAGCTCCGAGCCGCGGACGTCGACACGGACGTCCGCCTCAGCGGCTGGCTGCACAATCGACGTGACCTGGGCGGCATCCTCTTCATCGATCTGCGCGACCACTACGGTCTCGTTCAGCTCGTCGCCCGCCCCGGCACCCCCGCCAACGCGGCCCTCGGCTCCCTGACCAAGGAGACCGTCGTCCGTATCGACGGCAAGGTCAGCGCGCGCGGCGCCGACAACGTCAACCCCGACCTGCCGACGGGCGAGATCGAGATCGAGGTGACCGACGTCGAGGTGCTCGGCGCCGCCGACCAGATCCCCTTCACGATCAACGCGGATGACGGCGTCAACGAAGAGAAGCGCCTCGAGTACCGCTTCCTCGACCTGCGCCGCGAGCGGATGCACCGCAACATCATGCTGCGCACCGCCGTCATCTCCGCCATCCGTCACAAGATGGTGGCCCTCGGCTTCAACGAGATGGCGACCCCGATCCTGTCCGCGACCTCCCCCGAGGGCGCCCGCGACTTCCTGGTCCCCTCGCGTCTGCACGCCGGCAAGTTCTACGCGCTGCCGCAGGCCCCACAGCAGTTCAAGCAGCTGCTGATGATCGCCGGCTTCGACCGCTACTTCCAGATCGCGCCCTGCTTCCGCGACGAGGACGCCCGCGCGGACCGCTCGCCGGGCGAGTTCTACCAGCTCGACATCGAGATGAGCTTCGTCGAGCAGGAAGACGTCTTCCGGCCCGTCGAGAAGCTGATGACCGAGCTGTTCACCGAGTTCGGCAACGGCCGCAAGGTCACCTCGCCCTTCCCGCACATCCCGTTCCGCGAGGCGATGGTCAAGTACGGCTCCGACAAGCCGGACCTGCGCGCCGAGCTGGAGCTGGTCGATGTCTCCGACGTCTTCGCCGGCTCCGGCTTCAAGGCCTTCGCCGACAAGCACGTCCGTGCCCTGGCCGTGCCGGACACCGCCGACCAGCCCCGCAAGTTCTTCGACCAGCTGGGTGACTTCGCCGTCCAGCAGGGCGCCAAGGGCCTGGCCTGGGTCCGGGTCGGCGAAGAGAACGCGCTGACCGGCCCGATCGCCAAGTTCCTCACCGAGGACGACGTCAAGGCGCTGGTCGCCGCCCTGGACCTCAAGCCCGGCCACGCCGTCTTCTTCGGCGCCGGCGAGTTCGACGAGGTCTCCAAGATCATGGGCGCGGTCCGCGTCGAGGCCGCGAAGCGCGCCGGCCACTTCGTCGAGGACGAGTTCCGCTTCTGCTGGATCGTCGACTTCCCGATGTTCGAGAAGGACGAGGACACCGGCAAGATCGAGTTCTCGCACAACCCCTTCTCCATGCCGCAGGGCGGCCTGGAGGCGCTGGAGACCAAGGACCCGCTGGACATCCTGGCCTGGCAGTACGACATCGTCTGCAACGGCACCGAGCTGTCCTCCGGCGCCATCCGTAACCACGAGCCCGAGGTCATGTACAAGGCCTTCGCGATCGCCGGCTACGACAAGGAGACGGTCGAGGCGGAGTTCGGCGGCATGCTGCGCGCCTTCAAGTTCGGCGCCCCGCCGCACGGCGGCATCGCCCCCGGCGTCGACCGCATCGTCATGCTGCTGGCCGACGAGCCCAACATCCGCGAGACCATCGCCTTCCCGCTCAACGGCAACGCCCAGGACCTGCTGATGGGCGCCCCGAGCGAGGTCGACGAGTCGCGCCTCAAGGAGCTGCACCTCTCCCTCCGCAAGCCGCAGGTGAAGTAG
- a CDS encoding ATP-binding SpoIIE family protein phosphatase — protein MRTEDLLAAIATGLWRWDNASGRVTLDAEAARLLGLPAAPVELTEAAVRSRFHPIDFAEINGVVQLALAEKTLAEARLRIVDERGRVQRIVRSRSRPRVVDGGFELVGTLQEVPEPQPGTSAAHTPITGDWRRSREAFLLDAGRGLAEARSTAEVLRVAAGLSMPGFMPDGLAVFGIEGDRLSVIGHHGHHGDDERPFVAMTLEADYPAAEVIRTGRAIYLPTPEEYSRRYPGTWPLAARFGRTSWAFLPLVNAGRTIGAWMAAFAQPVAFTPDERSVLTTVARMLAQALARAGVQEEQQELALGLQRSMMPTVQPDIPGMTVAARYVPTGGGLEVGGDWYDMIPLPSGRIALVIGDVQGHDVRAAGLMGQLRIALRAYASEGHHPDAVLSRASRFLAGINETELRGHGEDQRFATCLYIEVDPATGLLDIARAGHPDPAIRMSDGTLLVRPTAGGLPLGIVPDTDYPTTRLVLEPGETMMVCTDGLIETGGHDLETGWARLRDIIEAHETGEDGESLERLADALVQAVHGPSSHHTTGPLVDRREDDIAVLLLCREAASCGVGTGGLLAPQPVRRTVLSVAQAEPERIAEARRQVRDVLHDWADPDQVDSAVLMVSEMVTNVLLHTDGDALLVAEITGAHGARRIRVDVADGSDELPHRRCPGELASSGRGLMLLELLAGAWGVDPRGDGKSTWFELYEDAGDPVGPVSPESEPSV, from the coding sequence ATGCGCACCGAGGATCTCCTGGCCGCCATCGCGACCGGCCTGTGGCGCTGGGACAACGCATCGGGACGGGTGACCCTCGACGCCGAAGCGGCCCGGCTGCTCGGGCTGCCCGCCGCCCCGGTGGAGCTGACCGAGGCCGCGGTGCGCTCCCGTTTTCATCCCATCGACTTCGCCGAGATCAACGGCGTCGTGCAGCTCGCGCTCGCCGAGAAGACGCTGGCCGAGGCCCGGCTGCGCATCGTGGACGAGCGCGGACGGGTGCAGCGCATCGTCCGCTCCCGTTCCCGTCCCCGGGTCGTCGACGGCGGCTTCGAGCTGGTCGGAACCCTTCAGGAGGTGCCCGAACCACAGCCGGGGACCTCCGCCGCACACACCCCGATAACAGGTGACTGGCGCCGTTCGCGCGAGGCGTTCCTGCTGGACGCGGGCCGCGGGCTGGCCGAGGCGCGGTCCACCGCCGAGGTGCTGCGGGTCGCGGCCGGCCTGTCCATGCCCGGGTTCATGCCGGACGGGCTGGCGGTCTTCGGCATCGAGGGCGACCGGCTGTCGGTCATCGGCCACCACGGTCACCACGGCGACGACGAGCGGCCGTTCGTCGCCATGACGCTGGAGGCCGACTACCCGGCCGCCGAGGTCATCCGTACCGGCCGGGCCATCTACCTGCCCACGCCCGAGGAGTACAGCCGCCGCTACCCCGGCACCTGGCCGCTGGCCGCCCGCTTCGGCCGTACGTCCTGGGCGTTCCTGCCGCTGGTGAACGCGGGCCGGACGATCGGCGCCTGGATGGCGGCGTTCGCCCAGCCGGTGGCCTTCACGCCCGACGAGCGCTCGGTGCTGACCACCGTCGCCCGGATGCTGGCGCAGGCGCTCGCCAGGGCCGGGGTGCAGGAGGAGCAGCAGGAGCTGGCACTGGGGCTGCAGCGCAGCATGATGCCGACGGTCCAGCCGGACATCCCGGGGATGACGGTCGCGGCCCGCTACGTCCCGACCGGCGGCGGCCTGGAGGTCGGCGGCGACTGGTACGACATGATCCCGCTGCCGTCCGGCCGGATCGCGCTGGTCATCGGGGATGTCCAGGGGCACGACGTACGGGCCGCGGGCCTGATGGGACAGCTGCGGATCGCGCTGCGCGCCTACGCCTCCGAGGGCCACCACCCCGATGCGGTGCTCTCCCGTGCCTCCCGGTTCCTGGCCGGGATCAACGAGACCGAGCTCCGCGGCCACGGCGAGGACCAGCGCTTCGCGACCTGCCTCTACATCGAGGTGGATCCGGCGACGGGGCTGCTGGACATCGCACGGGCCGGCCACCCCGACCCGGCGATCCGGATGAGCGACGGCACCCTGCTGGTCCGGCCCACCGCGGGCGGGCTGCCGCTGGGCATCGTCCCGGACACCGACTACCCCACCACCCGGCTCGTCCTGGAGCCCGGCGAGACGATGATGGTGTGCACCGACGGACTCATCGAGACCGGCGGCCACGATCTGGAGACCGGCTGGGCACGGCTGCGCGACATCATCGAGGCGCATGAGACCGGTGAGGACGGCGAGAGCCTGGAGCGGCTCGCCGACGCCCTGGTCCAGGCCGTGCACGGGCCCTCCTCGCACCACACCACCGGACCGCTGGTGGACCGCCGTGAGGACGACATCGCCGTTCTGCTGCTGTGCCGCGAGGCCGCCAGCTGTGGGGTCGGGACCGGCGGCCTGCTGGCGCCGCAGCCCGTGCGGCGCACCGTGCTCTCCGTCGCACAGGCCGAGCCGGAGCGGATAGCCGAGGCGCGCCGGCAGGTCCGTGACGTGCTGCACGACTGGGCCGACCCGGACCAGGTGGACTCGGCGGTGCTGATGGTCTCCGAGATGGTCACCAACGTCCTGCTGCACACCGACGGCGACGCGCTGCTGGTCGCCGAGATCACCGGTGCGCACGGCGCCCGGCGCATCCGCGTCGATGTCGCCGACGGCAGCGATGAGCTGCCGCACCGCCGCTGCCCCGGCGAACTGGCCTCGTCCGGACGCGGCCTGATGCTGCTGGAACTGCTCGCCGGGGCGTGGGGCGTGGACCCGCGCGGGGACGGCAAGTCGACGTGGTTCGAGCTCTACGAGGACGCGGGGGACCCAGTGGGTCCGGTGTCACCGGAGTCCGAGCCCTCGGTGTAG
- a CDS encoding AI-2E family transporter, with protein sequence MQNDSDGNGRGAEGERPLPPQPLLPIAARRAAAWCLVGLLVAAVVAVGVWLCIELSAAVTPVLLALLGSGLLGPLYRRLVAMKLNRSLAAGLTCAVLLLVVGGAGYIVVSALVDTGDQIISSLRQAAKDLSQHFGAAGTSLDDLASKSKGLVTKFGGTAASGLLTGVSAVGQFLAASVLALLLTFFFLRDSHKAVRTLSHWAPGSSAPQLERMARRGFQSIEGFMRGTTVIALIDAICITIGLLILRVPGAVGLGALVFVGAYIPYLGAFISGAVAILVALADRGFVIALWALGVVLAVQVLEGHVLQPMIQSRTVHMHPATVLLAITAGASVAGILGMLLSVPLTAAVTGVLHELRVYYTEGSDSGDTGPTGSPASS encoded by the coding sequence GTGCAAAACGACTCGGATGGAAACGGGCGCGGCGCCGAGGGCGAACGGCCACTGCCCCCACAGCCGTTGCTGCCGATCGCGGCCCGCCGTGCCGCGGCCTGGTGTCTGGTGGGGCTGCTGGTCGCGGCCGTGGTGGCCGTCGGGGTGTGGCTGTGCATCGAACTGAGCGCGGCGGTCACGCCCGTCCTGCTGGCACTGCTCGGCAGCGGGCTGCTCGGACCGCTCTACCGGCGGCTGGTGGCGATGAAGCTCAACCGGTCACTGGCGGCCGGGCTGACCTGCGCCGTCCTCCTGCTGGTGGTCGGCGGCGCCGGATACATCGTCGTCAGCGCGCTGGTCGACACCGGTGACCAGATCATCTCCTCGCTCCGGCAGGCTGCCAAGGACCTCTCCCAGCACTTCGGTGCGGCTGGTACCTCGCTCGACGATCTCGCCTCCAAATCCAAGGGACTGGTCACCAAGTTCGGCGGTACCGCGGCCTCGGGGCTGCTGACCGGTGTCAGTGCGGTCGGCCAGTTCCTCGCCGCCTCGGTCCTGGCCCTGCTGCTGACCTTCTTCTTCCTGCGCGACTCCCACAAGGCCGTCCGCACGTTGAGCCACTGGGCGCCCGGCAGCTCGGCACCGCAGCTGGAGCGGATGGCCCGCCGCGGCTTCCAGTCCATCGAGGGCTTTATGCGCGGGACGACCGTCATCGCCCTGATCGACGCCATCTGCATCACCATCGGACTGCTGATCCTCCGAGTGCCGGGCGCCGTCGGACTGGGCGCGCTGGTCTTCGTCGGTGCGTATATCCCCTACCTCGGCGCCTTCATCTCCGGTGCCGTGGCGATCCTGGTGGCGCTGGCCGACCGCGGCTTTGTGATCGCGCTCTGGGCGCTCGGCGTCGTCCTGGCCGTGCAGGTGCTGGAGGGGCATGTGCTGCAGCCGATGATCCAGAGCCGTACGGTCCATATGCATCCGGCGACGGTGCTGCTGGCGATCACCGCGGGCGCCAGCGTCGCCGGAATCCTCGGCATGCTGCTGTCCGTACCGCTGACCGCCGCCGTCACCGGCGTACTCCACGAGCTGCGGGTGTACTACACCGAGGGCTCGGACTCCGGTGACACCGGACCCACTGGGTCCCCCGCGTCCTCGTAG